One Bacillus sp. 1780r2a1 DNA segment encodes these proteins:
- the clpP gene encoding ATP-dependent Clp endopeptidase proteolytic subunit ClpP → MNLIPTVIEQTNRGERAYDIYSRLLKDRIIMLGSAIDDNVANSIVSQLLFLAAEDPEKDISLYINSPGGSITAGMAIYDTMQFIKPKVSTICIGMAASMGAFLLAAGEKGKRFALPNSEVMIHQPLGGAQGQATEIEIAAKRILFLREKLNHILAERTGQPLEVLQRDTDRDNFMTAERALEYGLIDKILTNDPK, encoded by the coding sequence ATGAATCTAATTCCTACAGTTATTGAACAAACAAACCGCGGCGAGCGTGCATACGACATTTATTCACGTCTGTTAAAAGACCGTATCATTATGCTTGGAAGTGCAATTGATGATAACGTTGCAAACTCAATTGTATCACAGCTTCTATTCTTAGCAGCAGAAGACCCAGAAAAAGATATTTCACTTTACATTAACAGTCCTGGTGGATCAATTACAGCAGGTATGGCGATTTACGATACAATGCAATTTATCAAGCCAAAAGTATCAACAATTTGTATCGGAATGGCTGCTTCAATGGGTGCTTTCTTACTTGCTGCAGGTGAAAAAGGCAAACGTTTTGCATTACCAAATAGTGAAGTAATGATTCACCAACCTTTAGGTGGAGCGCAAGGTCAAGCAACAGAAATTGAAATTGCTGCTAAACGTATTCTTTTCTTACGTGAGAAATTAAATCACATTTTAGCTGAGCGCACTGGTCAACCATTAGAAGTTCTTCAACGTGATACAGATCGCGATAACTTTATGACTGCTGAACGTGCTCTTGAATACGGATTAATTGATAAAATTTTAACAAATGATCCGAAGTAA
- a CDS encoding HPr family phosphocarrier protein, which yields MFVQEANRFTSDVFLKKDEKVVNAKSIMGLMSLALNRGTVITLIAEGSDEEEAVEALCAYVENDA from the coding sequence ATGTTTGTTCAAGAGGCTAATCGTTTTACATCGGACGTATTTTTAAAGAAAGATGAAAAAGTAGTAAATGCTAAGAGTATTATGGGGTTGATGAGCTTAGCACTAAACCGTGGCACCGTTATTACGTTAATTGCTGAAGGTAGCGATGAAGAGGAAGCAGTTGAAGCTCTTTGTGCTTACGTAGAAAATGATGCATAA
- the whiA gene encoding DNA-binding protein WhiA has translation MSFASETKKELTNLEVKDCCAKAELSALIRMNGSLAFSNRNLTVDVQTENAAIARRIYVLLKKSYNVTVELLVRKKMRLKKNNVYIVRLVEKARFLLEDLKILNEGFTFTHNISEELVKKKCCKRSYLRGAFLAGGSINNPETSSYHLEIFSLYKEHNEALCELMNTFGLNSKTLERKKGYINYLKEAEKITEFLSIVGAHSALLRFEDVRIVRDMRNSVNRLVNCETANLNKTIGAAIRQVENIRYIQETVGLEVLPEKLREIARLRVEYQDVTLKELGEMVSGGQISKSGINHRLRKIDEIADKLRAGQPVT, from the coding sequence GTGTCGTTTGCTTCAGAAACAAAAAAAGAACTTACTAATTTAGAAGTGAAAGACTGCTGTGCAAAAGCAGAGCTTTCAGCTTTAATTCGAATGAATGGATCTTTAGCATTTTCCAATCGTAACTTGACAGTGGATGTGCAAACCGAAAATGCAGCCATTGCTAGAAGAATTTATGTCCTTTTAAAAAAATCGTATAACGTAACGGTGGAGCTATTAGTTCGTAAAAAAATGAGACTAAAAAAGAACAATGTTTATATTGTTCGCCTTGTAGAAAAAGCTCGATTTCTATTGGAGGACTTAAAAATTCTAAATGAAGGCTTCACATTTACTCATAATATCTCAGAGGAGCTCGTCAAAAAGAAGTGTTGTAAGCGTTCATATTTAAGAGGAGCATTCTTAGCTGGAGGATCGATTAATAATCCAGAGACATCCTCTTATCATTTAGAAATCTTTTCTCTTTATAAAGAGCATAACGAAGCGCTTTGTGAATTAATGAATACGTTTGGCCTAAACAGTAAAACACTTGAGCGGAAAAAAGGATATATTAATTATTTAAAAGAAGCAGAGAAAATTACAGAATTCTTAAGTATTGTTGGTGCACATAGCGCCTTGTTACGCTTTGAAGACGTTCGTATTGTACGAGATATGCGTAACTCTGTTAATCGACTCGTCAATTGTGAAACAGCGAACTTAAACAAAACCATTGGTGCTGCGATTCGGCAGGTAGAAAATATTCGTTATATTCAAGAGACGGTCGGGCTTGAAGTGCTGCCTGAAAAACTTCGAGAAATTGCGCGCTTACGAGTAGAATATCAAGATGTAACGTTAAAAGAGCTAGGGGAAATGGTATCTGGCGGGCAAATTAGCAAATCTGGAATTAATCATCGTCTACGCAAGATTGATGAAATTGCTGATAAACTGCGTGCTGGACAACCGGTTACGTAA
- a CDS encoding YvcK family protein, translating to MNSEQPAKVVVIGGGTGLPVLLRGLKEYPLDITAIVTVADDGGSSGRLRDELEIPAPGDIRNVLAALSDVEPLVEELFQHRFETGNELIGHSLGNLLLAAMTSITGDFVHAIREMSKVLNVRGKVLPSANRSVVLHAEMEDGVIVTGESKIPEYGKRIKRVFLSPEDIKPSAEALKAIRKADLIILGPGSLYTSILPNLLVPDIRDELCTTKARKVYVCNVMTQQGETLGFKASDHVKALYDHMPCAFLDAIIVNNAPIPAPLKKRYEVEQAQPVEYDREVLTELGLEVLEEQIIQYDGSVIRHDTKKVARLIFNMLA from the coding sequence ATGAATAGTGAACAGCCTGCAAAAGTCGTTGTCATTGGAGGAGGAACAGGGTTGCCTGTATTATTAAGGGGATTGAAAGAATATCCTCTTGATATTACAGCAATTGTAACGGTTGCTGACGACGGCGGAAGTTCTGGGAGGCTTCGAGATGAGCTAGAGATTCCCGCTCCTGGTGATATTCGAAATGTGTTAGCGGCATTATCTGATGTTGAGCCGTTGGTAGAAGAGCTGTTTCAACATCGTTTTGAAACTGGAAATGAATTGATTGGTCACTCACTGGGGAATTTGCTTTTAGCTGCAATGACATCTATTACAGGTGATTTTGTGCATGCGATTCGTGAGATGAGCAAAGTGCTAAATGTTCGTGGTAAAGTATTACCTTCAGCTAATCGGAGCGTAGTGCTACATGCAGAAATGGAAGACGGAGTAATTGTCACAGGAGAGTCTAAGATTCCGGAGTATGGAAAAAGAATTAAGCGCGTATTTTTATCTCCAGAAGATATCAAGCCTTCTGCTGAAGCGTTAAAAGCAATTCGTAAAGCTGACTTAATTATATTAGGTCCAGGTAGCTTATATACAAGCATCTTACCTAATTTACTTGTTCCAGATATCCGAGATGAGCTGTGTACGACAAAAGCGAGAAAAGTGTATGTGTGTAATGTGATGACGCAGCAAGGCGAAACATTAGGCTTTAAAGCAAGTGATCACGTAAAGGCTTTATATGATCATATGCCTTGTGCATTCTTAGACGCAATTATTGTCAATAATGCGCCAATTCCTGCGCCGTTAAAAAAGCGCTATGAAGTTGAACAGGCACAGCCTGTAGAGTATGACAGAGAAGTGCTGACTGAATTAGGGCTAGAAGTGTTGGAAGAACAAATTATTCAATACGATGGTAGCGTTATTCGTCATGATACGAAAAAAGTAGCACGCCTTATCTTTAATATGTTGGCGTAA
- the rapZ gene encoding RNase adapter RapZ, whose product MSTGSVSDIQLVIITGMSGAGKTVAIQSFEDLGFFCVDNLPPTLLPKFLELMKESGNKMNKVALVMDLRGREFFDSLFEALDNMSETTWVMPQILFLDAKDSVLVTRYKETRRSHPLAPSGLPLEGISMERELLEELKGRAQLIYETSDLKPRELREKILTQFASHASPVFTVNVMSFGFKYGVPIDADLVFDVRFLPNPHYIDHMRPKTGLEEEVSSYVLKWSETQKFVEKVLDLLTFMLPQYKREGKSQLVIAIGCTGGQHRSVTLAEHIGHHFEKDYKTHISHRDIEKRKEKYR is encoded by the coding sequence ATGAGTACTGGATCTGTAAGCGATATTCAATTAGTTATTATTACTGGAATGTCAGGTGCAGGAAAAACAGTGGCGATTCAAAGTTTTGAAGATTTAGGTTTTTTTTGCGTGGACAATCTTCCCCCAACGCTATTACCTAAGTTCCTTGAACTTATGAAAGAATCTGGAAATAAGATGAACAAAGTAGCGCTTGTTATGGATTTAAGAGGACGAGAATTCTTTGATAGCTTATTTGAAGCTCTAGATAATATGAGTGAAACAACATGGGTTATGCCTCAAATCCTCTTTTTAGATGCCAAAGACTCTGTTCTTGTAACAAGATACAAAGAAACAAGGCGTTCACATCCTCTTGCTCCTTCTGGATTACCGTTAGAAGGTATTAGTATGGAACGTGAGCTATTAGAGGAGCTAAAAGGACGTGCTCAGTTAATTTATGAAACCTCTGACTTAAAACCAAGAGAACTGCGAGAGAAAATTCTTACGCAGTTTGCTTCACATGCTTCACCTGTTTTTACAGTGAACGTTATGTCATTTGGATTTAAGTATGGGGTGCCAATCGATGCGGACCTTGTTTTTGATGTTCGCTTTCTGCCAAACCCGCACTATATTGATCATATGAGGCCAAAAACAGGACTTGAAGAAGAAGTTTCTTCTTATGTGTTGAAATGGAGCGAAACGCAGAAGTTTGTTGAAAAAGTGCTTGATCTTTTAACATTTATGCTACCGCAGTATAAACGTGAAGGGAAAAGTCAACTTGTCATCGCGATTGGCTGTACGGGTGGTCAACACCGCTCGGTTACTTTGGCTGAACATATCGGCCATCACTTTGAAAAAGACTATAAAACACATATTTCTCATCGAGACATCGAGAAGAGGAAGGAAAAATATAGATGA
- a CDS encoding 8-oxo-dGTP diphosphatase, whose translation MQRVTNCVLVKDGKVLLLQKPRRNWWVAPGGKMEQGESVKDSVVREFREETGIYLKNPTVKGIFTFTMKENDKIASEWMMFTFFATDFDGTNVLESEEGKLGWHNLNDVSELPMAPGDHHIIDYVAKGSGVIYGNFTYTTDFELLSYRIDPC comes from the coding sequence ATGCAACGAGTTACGAATTGTGTATTAGTGAAAGATGGAAAAGTGCTATTACTTCAAAAGCCAAGGCGGAATTGGTGGGTAGCTCCCGGTGGAAAAATGGAACAAGGGGAATCTGTAAAGGATTCTGTTGTTCGAGAATTTCGTGAAGAAACAGGCATCTACCTGAAGAATCCAACTGTAAAAGGTATTTTTACATTTACAATGAAAGAAAATGATAAAATTGCATCCGAGTGGATGATGTTTACTTTTTTTGCTACCGACTTTGATGGGACAAATGTGCTAGAATCAGAAGAAGGAAAGCTAGGTTGGCATAATTTAAATGATGTTAGTGAATTACCAATGGCACCAGGAGATCACCATATTATTGATTACGTGGCAAAAGGGTCTGGTGTAATCTATGGTAATTTTACATACACGACTGATTTTGAATTATTGTCTTATCGAATCGATCCTTGCTAA
- the trxB gene encoding thioredoxin-disulfide reductase has product MTEEKIYDVIIIGAGPAGMTAAVYTSRADLSTLMIERGIPGGQMANTEDVENYPGYDHILGPDLSNKMFEHAKKFGAEYAYGDIKEIIEGEEYKTVVAGKKEYKARAIIIATGAEYKKLGAPGEKELGGRGVSYCAVCDGAFFKGKELVVVGGGDSAVEEGVYLTRFATKVTIVHRREELRAQKILQQRAFDNEKVDFIWNHTVKEVNEKDGKVGSVTLVNTQTGEEQEFGADGVFIYIGMVPLTKPFEGLNITNAEGYIETNEQMETRVPGIFAAGDVREKALRQIVTATGDGSIAAQAAQHYIEELKEKLKAVN; this is encoded by the coding sequence ATGACAGAAGAAAAAATCTATGATGTCATTATTATTGGAGCTGGTCCAGCAGGAATGACTGCTGCTGTATATACGTCTCGTGCGGATTTATCAACATTAATGATTGAACGAGGAATTCCTGGTGGTCAAATGGCAAATACAGAAGACGTAGAAAACTACCCTGGATATGACCATATTCTAGGTCCAGATCTTTCAAATAAAATGTTTGAACATGCGAAAAAATTCGGTGCTGAATATGCATATGGTGACATTAAAGAAATTATTGAAGGTGAAGAATATAAGACGGTTGTAGCTGGCAAAAAAGAATACAAAGCGCGCGCTATTATTATCGCAACAGGTGCAGAGTACAAAAAATTAGGTGCTCCTGGTGAAAAAGAATTAGGCGGACGCGGTGTTTCTTACTGTGCAGTATGTGACGGAGCTTTCTTTAAAGGAAAAGAGCTTGTCGTTGTTGGTGGAGGAGACTCTGCTGTTGAAGAGGGCGTTTATTTAACACGCTTTGCAACAAAAGTAACGATTGTTCACCGTCGCGAGGAGCTTCGTGCTCAAAAAATCTTACAACAGCGTGCATTTGATAATGAGAAAGTAGACTTTATCTGGAATCACACTGTAAAAGAAGTGAACGAAAAAGACGGTAAAGTAGGCAGCGTAACGCTTGTGAATACCCAAACTGGTGAAGAACAAGAATTTGGAGCTGACGGCGTATTCATTTATATTGGCATGGTTCCTTTAACAAAGCCGTTTGAAGGCTTAAACATCACAAATGCTGAAGGTTATATTGAAACGAACGAGCAAATGGAAACGCGTGTCCCAGGAATTTTTGCTGCTGGTGATGTTCGTGAAAAAGCACTTCGTCAAATCGTTACAGCAACAGGTGATGGAAGTATTGCTGCCCAAGCAGCTCAACACTATATTGAAGAACTGAAAGAAAAGTTAAAAGCCGTTAACTAA
- a CDS encoding tetratricopeptide repeat protein: MRKNSKVHEKKAKVIPFFKTGEEYFEKALKAYQYKDLYKAKRYLQRASELDRDEPLILYQLATILNELGDYKESNELLLHIINDLDSTMVNCYYVIANNFAHLGLFQEAYKYVQCYLQEDETGELLEEAEELEDLLSIDLESDEEYEEDALILKQEQAKQLLQDAQFEKAIHLLEEIIRDYPEFWSAYNNLALAHFYLNQTNKAISLLDEVLERNPGNLHALCNQLVFHYYGHNQAAVNHLIKQLSCVYPLSLEHQYKLGSTFALVGEYKLAYRWLKGLYKKGFQADSSFHYWLSYAAYHVGFEQFAKDIWKNVGDSGSTVKLEAPWQFNEKNNRRFYSEIDVVAQEKCESTHIHDQLYSLYMAKKLPDKERLLLLEKIKPYIHTSSLLDEVYTYVWQNKQHVMFEIADLIQAEIESEVEAAGIIQFWFNIYVELNNTKAAKWDHVNVNGWASAATYCYQKQEQQAVSQAKIAHLYSISLSTVRKYVKIVNNLLS; this comes from the coding sequence ATGAGAAAAAACTCAAAAGTGCACGAGAAGAAAGCAAAGGTAATTCCGTTTTTCAAAACGGGAGAAGAATATTTTGAAAAAGCACTTAAAGCATATCAATACAAAGATTTATATAAAGCAAAACGATACCTTCAACGAGCATCAGAGTTGGACCGAGATGAGCCGTTAATTTTATATCAGCTAGCCACTATTTTAAATGAGTTAGGTGACTATAAAGAATCAAATGAATTATTACTTCATATTATCAACGATTTGGATTCTACAATGGTCAATTGTTACTATGTAATTGCGAACAATTTTGCGCATCTTGGATTATTTCAAGAAGCCTATAAATACGTTCAATGTTATTTACAAGAAGATGAAACTGGGGAGCTCCTAGAGGAAGCGGAAGAGCTTGAAGACCTCCTTTCCATTGACTTAGAATCAGATGAAGAATATGAGGAAGATGCGCTTATTTTAAAACAGGAGCAGGCAAAACAGTTGCTGCAAGATGCTCAGTTTGAAAAAGCCATTCATCTACTAGAAGAAATTATTCGGGACTATCCTGAGTTTTGGTCAGCTTACAATAATTTAGCATTAGCTCATTTTTATCTTAATCAAACAAATAAAGCTATTAGCTTATTAGATGAAGTGTTAGAAAGAAATCCTGGAAATCTACATGCTTTGTGTAATCAATTGGTGTTTCATTATTACGGACATAATCAGGCCGCTGTGAATCATTTGATTAAACAATTAAGCTGCGTGTACCCTTTATCTCTTGAGCATCAATATAAACTAGGATCGACGTTTGCTCTTGTTGGAGAATACAAGTTGGCATATAGGTGGTTAAAGGGGCTATATAAAAAAGGGTTTCAAGCAGACTCTTCTTTTCACTATTGGCTTTCTTACGCTGCTTATCATGTAGGATTTGAACAGTTTGCTAAGGATATATGGAAAAATGTTGGAGATTCAGGTTCGACAGTAAAGTTGGAAGCTCCTTGGCAATTTAACGAGAAGAATAATCGTCGTTTTTATTCTGAAATCGATGTTGTTGCTCAAGAGAAATGTGAAAGTACACATATTCATGATCAGCTGTATAGCCTGTACATGGCCAAGAAACTTCCCGATAAAGAACGGCTGCTTCTATTAGAAAAAATTAAACCATACATACATACAAGTTCGTTACTTGATGAAGTATATACGTATGTATGGCAGAACAAGCAGCATGTCATGTTTGAAATTGCAGATTTAATCCAAGCTGAAATTGAATCCGAAGTAGAGGCAGCTGGTATCATTCAGTTTTGGTTTAACATATATGTAGAGTTGAACAATACAAAGGCTGCTAAATGGGACCATGTTAATGTAAATGGATGGGCATCTGCAGCGACTTATTGTTACCAAAAGCAAGAGCAACAAGCTGTTTCTCAGGCAAAGATAGCTCACCTATATAGTATTTCTTTATCAACGGTACGCAAATACGTTAAAATCGTAAATAACCTGCTGAGTTGA